The Hymenobacter oligotrophus genome has a window encoding:
- a CDS encoding YbaB/EbfC family nucleoid-associated protein: MFDMMGMMGRFKDLQEKVKQAQEELKNITATAEAGGGMVRATANGKRQLLKLEIDETLLSPQDKDMVADLVVAAVNKVMDEVNEKSKEHMKQRTSGLLPNIPGLDLSGFGL; encoded by the coding sequence ATGTTTGATATGATGGGCATGATGGGTCGTTTCAAGGACCTGCAGGAGAAAGTGAAACAAGCCCAGGAAGAGCTGAAAAACATCACGGCAACGGCTGAGGCCGGCGGCGGAATGGTACGCGCTACGGCCAACGGCAAGCGCCAGCTGCTGAAGCTCGAAATTGACGAAACGCTGCTCTCGCCGCAGGATAAGGACATGGTGGCCGACCTGGTGGTGGCTGCCGTGAACAAGGTGATGGACGAGGTGAACGAGAAGTCGAAAGAGCACATGAAGCAGCGCACCAGCGGCCTGCTGCCCAACATTCCTGGTCTCGACTTAAGCGGCTTTGGCTTATAA
- a CDS encoding glycosyltransferase family 2 protein translates to MAYNTPADGGYNASDVAVVILNWNGQRWLEQFLPSVLAHSDNARVVVADNASSDNSVAWLAAHHPQVQVLQHAENLGFCQGYNHALGQLLNYKYYVLLNSDVEVTAGWLRPLRELLESNPKVAAVQPKIRAYHARAEFEYAGAAGGYLDRLGYPFCRGRLFDTLETDLGQYDDTRQVAWATGACMMVSAAAWHAQQGLEPEFFAHMEEIDLCWRLWNAGHEVWYHGASTVYHVGGGTLHKSNPRKTYLNFRNGLALLYKNLAPGELWPTLVTRIVLDYVAAAQLLAKGNAADAAAIVRAHRHFFGKLGYWRTRRQLAKPQLPAAQRPGTYLGSLVWAYFGQGKRRFSQLGLG, encoded by the coding sequence TTGGCTTATAACACCCCAGCTGATGGCGGCTACAACGCCTCCGATGTAGCCGTAGTCATCCTGAATTGGAACGGGCAGCGCTGGCTGGAGCAGTTTCTCCCGTCGGTGCTGGCCCACTCCGACAATGCCCGCGTGGTAGTAGCCGACAACGCCTCCTCCGACAACTCGGTGGCTTGGCTGGCCGCGCACCACCCGCAGGTGCAAGTACTGCAGCACGCCGAAAACCTAGGCTTCTGCCAGGGCTACAACCATGCCCTAGGTCAGCTGCTAAACTATAAGTACTACGTGCTGCTCAACTCCGATGTGGAGGTAACAGCCGGTTGGCTGCGCCCCCTGCGCGAGCTGCTCGAAAGCAACCCCAAAGTCGCCGCCGTGCAGCCCAAAATAAGGGCTTACCACGCCCGAGCCGAGTTTGAGTACGCCGGTGCGGCCGGTGGCTACCTCGATCGGCTTGGCTACCCCTTCTGCCGCGGCCGTTTGTTCGATACCCTCGAAACTGACCTAGGCCAGTACGATGACACGCGCCAAGTAGCCTGGGCCACCGGCGCCTGCATGATGGTCAGCGCGGCAGCTTGGCATGCACAGCAAGGCCTGGAGCCTGAGTTTTTTGCGCACATGGAGGAAATCGACCTCTGCTGGCGCCTCTGGAACGCGGGCCACGAGGTATGGTACCACGGCGCTAGCACGGTGTACCACGTGGGCGGCGGCACCTTGCACAAGTCTAATCCCCGCAAAACCTACCTCAACTTCCGCAACGGCCTGGCGCTGCTGTACAAGAACTTAGCCCCCGGCGAGTTGTGGCCTACGCTGGTTACACGCATTGTACTCGACTACGTTGCCGCCGCCCAACTGCTGGCTAAAGGCAACGCTGCCGATGCCGCGGCAATCGTACGGGCGCATCGGCACTTCTTCGGTAAGCTGGGGTACTGGCGCACCCGGCGCCAACTGGCTAAGCCGCAGCTGCCCGCAGCCCAACGGCCCGGCACCTACCTAGGCAGTTTGGTGTGGGCGTATTTCGGCCAAGGCAAGCGGCGCTTTTCGCAGCTCGGGCTCGGGTAA
- the hutH gene encoding histidine ammonia-lyase has protein sequence MPDTFHLNPATYLDLDTLEQVIQQKHSIALGDDARQRIEHCHHYLHQRLAQSDAPVYGINTGFGALCNTSIPPADRTQLQQNLMMSHACGTGAEVPAELVRLMLLLKAQSLSYGHSGVQVATVQRLLDFYNRGIVPVVYQQGSLGASGDLAPLAHLCLPLIGLGEVLFEGYRLAAADAMHLFSWQPIALQAKEGLALLNGTQFMLAYAVHTTLRARRLLQAADVIGAISLEAFDGRPDPFDERLHRIRPHAGQVAVARHIRELLHGSELQVRPKTAVQDPYSFRCMPQVHGASRDAVQHVSQVVETECNAVTDNPNIFPESDAILSGGNFHGQPLALALDYLAIAVAELGSISERRTYQLISGQRDLPPFLVAEPGLNSGLMIPQYTAASIVSQSKQLCTPASVDSIVSSNGQEDHVSMGSNAATKALRVLENTEQVLGIELLNAVQALQFRRPARSSAALEQVVEAFQAQVSFVATDRVLYPSLHKAAEFVRTYQWA, from the coding sequence ATGCCCGATACGTTTCACCTCAACCCCGCTACTTACCTCGACCTAGACACCCTCGAACAGGTAATTCAGCAAAAACACAGCATTGCGCTCGGCGACGACGCCCGCCAGCGTATCGAGCATTGCCACCACTACCTGCACCAGCGCTTGGCGCAATCCGATGCGCCGGTGTACGGCATCAACACGGGTTTTGGGGCGCTCTGCAACACCAGCATTCCGCCCGCCGACCGCACCCAGTTGCAGCAAAACCTGATGATGTCGCACGCGTGCGGCACCGGGGCCGAAGTGCCCGCCGAGCTGGTGCGATTGATGCTGCTGCTGAAAGCCCAAAGCCTCAGCTACGGGCACAGCGGCGTGCAAGTGGCCACCGTGCAGCGCCTGCTCGATTTCTACAACCGTGGCATTGTGCCGGTGGTGTATCAGCAAGGCTCCCTAGGTGCTAGCGGCGACTTGGCCCCGCTGGCCCATCTGTGTCTGCCCCTGATTGGCCTCGGCGAAGTGCTGTTTGAGGGGTACCGCCTCGCTGCGGCCGATGCCATGCACTTGTTCAGCTGGCAGCCCATTGCGTTGCAAGCCAAAGAGGGCTTGGCCCTGCTGAACGGCACGCAGTTTATGCTGGCCTACGCCGTGCACACCACCTTGCGCGCCCGCCGCTTGCTGCAGGCCGCCGATGTAATCGGGGCTATTTCGCTCGAAGCGTTTGATGGCCGTCCCGACCCGTTTGATGAGCGCCTGCACCGCATTCGGCCACACGCAGGGCAAGTGGCCGTGGCGCGGCACATTCGGGAGCTGCTGCACGGTAGCGAGCTACAAGTGCGTCCCAAAACCGCTGTGCAAGACCCCTATTCCTTCCGCTGCATGCCGCAGGTGCACGGCGCCTCGCGCGATGCAGTGCAGCACGTAAGCCAAGTGGTTGAAACCGAGTGCAACGCCGTTACCGATAACCCCAACATCTTCCCCGAGAGCGACGCCATCTTGTCGGGCGGCAACTTCCATGGCCAGCCGCTGGCCTTAGCCCTCGATTACTTGGCCATAGCCGTGGCCGAACTTGGCTCGATTTCGGAGCGGCGCACCTATCAGCTCATCAGCGGGCAGCGCGATTTGCCGCCCTTCCTGGTGGCCGAGCCCGGTTTAAACTCCGGCCTGATGATTCCGCAGTACACGGCTGCCAGCATCGTCAGCCAAAGCAAGCAGTTGTGCACGCCCGCTTCGGTAGATAGCATTGTGAGCAGCAACGGCCAGGAAGACCACGTGAGCATGGGCTCCAACGCCGCCACCAAAGCCCTGCGCGTGCTCGAGAACACCGAGCAGGTGCTTGGCATTGAACTACTAAATGCCGTGCAAGCCCTGCAGTTCCGCCGGCCGGCGCGCAGCTCGGCTGCCCTCGAGCAAGTGGTAGAAGCGTTTCAGGCGCAAGTGAGCTTTGTGGCTACCGACCGCGTATTGTATCCGTCGCTGCACAAAGCGGCCGAGTTTGTACGTACCTACCAATGGGCCTAA
- a CDS encoding acyl-CoA thioesterase, with amino-acid sequence MQYHKQYPIRWADLDPNGHMRHSAYNDYAAQLRLDFLEDAGFPLAKFAKLGIGPILFREDTRFLKEISPNETIKVGAELAGLSADGSRWRIVHTIYKADGRESAIITVDGAWLDLRLRKLATPPPELAAALGQLDRHSSYAEIERSPQVGS; translated from the coding sequence ATGCAATACCACAAACAATACCCCATTCGGTGGGCCGACCTCGACCCGAACGGCCACATGCGCCACTCGGCCTACAACGATTATGCCGCGCAGCTGCGCCTCGACTTTCTGGAGGATGCCGGCTTTCCGCTCGCCAAGTTTGCCAAGCTGGGCATCGGACCCATCCTGTTCCGCGAAGACACGCGCTTTCTGAAGGAAATTAGCCCGAACGAAACCATTAAGGTGGGGGCCGAGCTGGCTGGGCTTAGCGCCGATGGCAGCCGGTGGCGCATTGTGCACACCATTTACAAAGCCGACGGGCGCGAGTCGGCCATTATTACCGTGGATGGCGCCTGGCTTGATTTACGCCTGCGCAAGCTTGCCACCCCGCCGCCCGAACTCGCAGCCGCCCTAGGTCAGCTCGACCGGCACAGCTCCTACGCCGAAATCGAACGCAGCCCGCAAGTCGGCTCCTAA
- a CDS encoding PspC domain-containing protein has protein sequence MKRITDFIEQQSFGVCNALGDKLGFSTSSVRLSFVYASFFTFGSPIVLYFALAFWMNVRRAMRRQRSTVWDL, from the coding sequence ATGAAACGAATTACTGACTTTATTGAGCAGCAGAGCTTCGGGGTGTGCAATGCCCTGGGCGACAAATTGGGTTTCTCAACCAGCAGTGTGCGGCTATCCTTCGTGTATGCTTCGTTCTTCACGTTCGGCTCGCCCATTGTGCTGTACTTCGCCCTGGCTTTCTGGATGAACGTGCGCCGGGCCATGCGCCGCCAGCGCAGCACCGTGTGGGATTTGTAA
- a CDS encoding class I SAM-dependent methyltransferase, with product MASAFDPIGAALLDYLGGNQSATITVHSSVAEDEPLPAKYFFRTLWEMPQLERTALDECRGRVLDLGAGAGAHTLELQNRGFQVKAIDVSAGAVQVMQQRGVREVACHDVFELTATSAERYDTLLMLMNGLGVVGTLEGLEKFLKQAHQLLVPGGQILATSSDISYVYEDEDGALNFNLNGPYYGEVEYQMSYQGQTGQQFNWLFADPTIVQDYAEEAGYDVEFVDEDDQQQFLVRLTRRG from the coding sequence ATGGCTTCTGCTTTCGACCCCATTGGCGCGGCACTGCTCGATTACCTAGGCGGCAACCAATCGGCTACCATTACGGTGCACAGCAGCGTGGCCGAAGACGAGCCATTGCCTGCCAAGTACTTCTTCCGCACGCTTTGGGAAATGCCGCAGCTCGAGCGCACCGCCCTCGACGAGTGCCGCGGCCGGGTGCTCGACCTAGGGGCCGGCGCCGGTGCCCACACTTTGGAGCTCCAAAACCGCGGTTTTCAGGTAAAGGCCATCGATGTTTCGGCCGGGGCTGTGCAGGTAATGCAGCAGCGCGGCGTGCGCGAGGTAGCCTGCCACGATGTGTTTGAGCTAACCGCCACCTCCGCCGAACGCTACGACACCCTGCTGATGCTCATGAACGGCCTCGGGGTGGTGGGCACGCTCGAGGGGCTGGAGAAATTCCTGAAACAAGCACACCAGCTGCTGGTGCCCGGCGGGCAAATTTTGGCCACCAGCTCCGACATCAGCTACGTCTACGAAGACGAAGACGGCGCGCTCAACTTCAACCTAAACGGACCCTATTACGGCGAGGTAGAGTACCAGATGAGCTACCAGGGCCAAACCGGGCAGCAGTTTAACTGGCTGTTCGCCGATCCTACGATTGTGCAGGATTATGCCGAGGAAGCCGGCTACGATGTTGAGTTTGTGGACGAAGACGATCAGCAACAATTTTTAGTGCGCCTCACCCGCCGCGGCTAA
- a CDS encoding tetratricopeptide repeat protein, whose protein sequence is MLRVAQEGQQVQVRPPVLEANGENVLAELEVRVPAEHLHKGAVYELPLRYRYDNGLREDTAGTVRFVLGEFVYDEQDRNTVVAKKPIAFPYEPRKNPGQLVTVPQVRRLKPGGKVLKAEKELLVARGVVLPSRLVVREAEPVTYLPEEASLDGGGTRVLPFFFDEGQSTIRNYLGTNVAALEEFIEANQHTEKVMIVAGHSPDSLDAHDPRLSDKRVQALMRFYKRRLDNNSYLNSLSSVKFETQAYRRRWDLFLSKVQASALQPEQIDSVVSIINDARGTWAEKEKQLHTLSFFDYIEQYVYPVMRFGTVAVRYTAPQRLQSEIYILSKKIVEKELEADALTPEELRYSATLTPLLAEKQRIYETAVATSGRWEAYHNLAVVLLERSEKEVSDKVRRAYQRRAATNFTLAAHRNPTATMFSHVATAWHRAGDRLEALQNYDYAIKLGGPKPILDKVFADKAALEIEIGQVDDALRSLSYSDKSYQNVMNRALIYLTKENYDGAAQIYQEALNLKPNDPMAYYCLAVVAARAQREGDVGQYLRRAVQLDRSFAQRAVEDLEFRSYASSKTFVEALRQ, encoded by the coding sequence ATGCTGCGGGTTGCGCAAGAGGGCCAACAAGTTCAGGTGCGCCCCCCCGTGCTCGAGGCCAACGGCGAAAACGTGCTGGCCGAACTTGAAGTGCGCGTGCCGGCCGAGCACCTGCACAAAGGAGCGGTGTATGAGCTGCCGTTGCGCTACCGCTACGACAACGGCCTGCGCGAAGATACGGCCGGCACCGTACGCTTCGTGCTGGGCGAGTTCGTGTACGACGAGCAAGACCGCAACACGGTGGTGGCCAAAAAGCCCATTGCTTTCCCGTACGAGCCGCGCAAAAACCCCGGCCAGCTTGTAACCGTGCCGCAGGTGCGCCGCCTCAAGCCCGGCGGCAAAGTACTGAAGGCCGAAAAAGAGCTGCTGGTAGCCCGCGGCGTGGTGCTGCCCAGCCGCCTGGTGGTGCGCGAAGCCGAACCCGTCACCTACCTGCCCGAAGAAGCCAGCCTGGACGGCGGCGGCACGCGCGTGCTTCCGTTCTTTTTCGACGAAGGCCAGAGCACCATCCGCAACTACTTGGGCACCAACGTGGCTGCCCTGGAGGAGTTTATCGAAGCCAATCAGCACACCGAAAAGGTGATGATTGTGGCCGGCCACTCGCCCGACTCTCTCGACGCCCACGACCCGCGCCTATCCGACAAGCGGGTGCAGGCCCTGATGCGCTTCTACAAGCGCCGCCTCGACAACAACTCCTACCTGAACTCGCTCAGCTCGGTTAAATTCGAAACCCAGGCCTACCGCCGCCGCTGGGATTTGTTTCTGAGCAAAGTGCAGGCCTCCGCGTTGCAGCCCGAGCAGATCGATTCGGTAGTGAGCATCATCAACGACGCACGCGGTACCTGGGCCGAAAAGGAGAAGCAGCTGCACACGCTCTCGTTTTTCGACTACATCGAGCAGTACGTGTACCCCGTAATGCGCTTTGGCACCGTGGCCGTGCGCTACACCGCGCCGCAGCGCCTGCAATCCGAGATTTACATTCTCTCGAAGAAGATTGTAGAGAAGGAGCTGGAAGCCGATGCCCTCACGCCCGAAGAGTTGCGCTACTCCGCTACGCTTACCCCGTTGCTGGCCGAAAAACAGCGCATTTACGAAACCGCCGTGGCCACTTCGGGCCGCTGGGAAGCCTACCACAACCTGGCCGTGGTGCTGCTGGAGCGCTCCGAAAAAGAGGTGAGCGACAAAGTGCGCCGCGCCTATCAACGCCGGGCAGCTACCAACTTTACTTTGGCCGCCCACCGCAACCCCACGGCTACCATGTTCTCGCACGTGGCCACGGCCTGGCACCGCGCCGGCGACCGGCTCGAGGCCTTGCAGAATTACGACTACGCCATAAAGCTAGGCGGGCCCAAGCCCATCTTGGATAAGGTATTTGCCGATAAAGCAGCCCTCGAAATCGAGATTGGGCAAGTTGACGACGCACTTCGCAGCCTGAGCTACAGCGACAAGTCGTACCAGAACGTGATGAACCGCGCCCTCATTTACCTGACCAAGGAAAACTACGACGGCGCCGCGCAGATTTACCAAGAGGCGCTGAACCTCAAACCCAACGACCCCATGGCCTATTACTGCCTGGCCGTGGTAGCAGCCCGCGCCCAGCGCGAAGGCGACGTGGGCCAGTACCTACGCCGCGCGGTGCAACTCGACCGCTCCTTTGCGCAGCGCGCCGTGGAGGACCTAGAGTTCCGCAGCTACGCCAGCAGCAAAACGTTTGTAGAGGCCCTGCGTCAGTAG
- a CDS encoding T9SS type B sorting domain-containing protein: MKYENGRLGVGASMMLRCTLLGLLLVLNLGSALAQVCSNDAFGPTACFRVYDDATGQLLDGPGQPVTVLCAGSRIRLRDCSGQNYPRQNIRYIFDCFSTTNTNLDTLTHRTVPNTLGTLIIQQNTPNPGGPGYPTGTGQLFSRRFEVRARPQPDFTFAYCGTARTQVQITVLQPQANVQYEVQVGSGPRQPVTQPTAVYAATPGATTITVFGNYRDARICEGATTKPYPVQAAPQSPVLQRLAVQGNTLEFGFAALQPEYRYVLEQDGNSVAALPAGSTTYSLANGALGSCYRLRLSDACGSLSLPSAQLCPVSLTATSANGQNQLNWVQPPGSNVTDYQISRNGQVLTTVPATTTAYTDAAVTCGQSYRYQITARTANGTSLSDTRTVQTSVGQPPAPPQLSVSVALDNTVEVTTLGPALGAGNRLQLRRFVGGSAPQLLPPAGQLPVTDQPGTVTRRRIPCYTGVLLDACGTASAEGPAACPPALGAQAADADGSRVQLRWTEPAGQGSGWTYRLLTLDANNRELRNQPVSDTTYLDAQPPAERQVLRYRLAATSNGRTVYSNIATVSRPVVVVVPNAFSPNADGLNDVLEVKGRFLSTFNFTIFDRNGVVVFRGTDRTQTWDGRVRGVVAAPQVFSFQFEAIDETGQRVVQRGTITLLR, translated from the coding sequence ATGAAATATGAAAACGGGCGTTTGGGCGTTGGGGCGAGCATGATGCTGCGTTGCACGCTGTTGGGCTTGTTATTGGTGCTGAACTTAGGCTCGGCACTGGCGCAGGTGTGCTCCAACGATGCCTTTGGCCCCACGGCTTGCTTTCGGGTATACGACGATGCCACCGGCCAACTGCTCGATGGGCCCGGTCAGCCCGTTACGGTGCTCTGCGCGGGCTCGCGCATCCGGCTGCGCGACTGCAGCGGCCAGAACTACCCGCGGCAAAACATCCGGTACATCTTCGATTGCTTTTCGACTACCAATACCAACCTCGATACCCTAACGCACCGCACCGTGCCCAACACGCTGGGCACGCTCATCATTCAGCAGAACACCCCCAACCCGGGCGGGCCCGGCTACCCTACGGGCACGGGCCAGCTGTTTTCGCGGCGGTTTGAGGTGCGTGCCCGCCCGCAGCCCGATTTTACGTTCGCGTACTGCGGCACAGCTCGTACGCAGGTGCAAATCACTGTACTGCAGCCGCAAGCCAACGTGCAGTACGAGGTGCAGGTAGGCAGCGGCCCGCGCCAGCCCGTTACGCAGCCCACCGCGGTGTACGCAGCTACGCCCGGCGCCACTACCATTACGGTATTTGGCAACTACCGCGACGCCCGCATTTGCGAAGGTGCCACTACCAAGCCCTACCCCGTGCAGGCGGCGCCCCAAAGCCCTGTGTTGCAACGGCTGGCTGTGCAGGGCAACACGTTGGAGTTTGGGTTTGCCGCCCTGCAACCCGAGTACCGCTACGTGCTCGAGCAAGACGGCAACAGCGTGGCCGCTTTGCCGGCAGGCAGCACAACTTATTCGCTTGCCAACGGTGCCCTAGGTAGTTGCTACCGCTTGCGCCTCAGCGATGCATGCGGCAGCTTATCGTTGCCCTCGGCGCAGCTTTGCCCAGTCAGCCTTACCGCCACTTCAGCAAATGGGCAAAACCAGCTAAACTGGGTGCAGCCGCCCGGCAGCAACGTAACCGATTACCAAATCAGCCGCAACGGGCAAGTGCTGACTACCGTGCCTGCCACCACCACGGCTTACACCGATGCAGCCGTAACCTGCGGCCAAAGCTACCGCTACCAGATTACGGCGCGCACGGCCAACGGAACCTCACTCTCGGACACACGCACGGTGCAAACCAGCGTGGGCCAACCGCCCGCCCCGCCGCAGCTTTCAGTGTCCGTAGCGCTTGACAATACCGTTGAGGTAACTACCCTCGGCCCGGCCCTAGGTGCCGGTAACCGCCTGCAGCTGCGCCGCTTTGTGGGCGGCTCCGCACCGCAATTGCTGCCACCCGCCGGGCAACTGCCTGTTACCGACCAGCCGGGCACCGTAACGCGGCGTCGGATTCCGTGCTACACCGGCGTGCTACTTGATGCGTGCGGCACGGCTTCGGCCGAGGGCCCGGCGGCATGCCCGCCCGCCCTAGGTGCCCAGGCCGCCGATGCCGACGGCAGCCGGGTGCAGCTGCGCTGGACGGAACCCGCCGGCCAGGGAAGCGGCTGGACGTACCGCCTCCTCACCCTCGATGCCAACAACCGCGAGTTGCGCAATCAGCCCGTAAGCGACACTACGTACCTCGATGCTCAGCCGCCTGCCGAGCGCCAGGTGCTGCGCTACCGCCTAGCCGCCACCAGCAACGGGCGCACCGTGTACAGCAACATTGCCACCGTTAGCCGCCCGGTGGTAGTGGTGGTGCCCAACGCCTTCAGCCCCAACGCCGATGGCCTGAACGATGTGCTGGAGGTAAAAGGCCGCTTCCTGAGCACTTTCAACTTCACCATCTTCGACCGCAACGGCGTGGTGGTGTTCCGCGGCACCGACCGCACCCAAACGTGGGACGGTCGCGTGCGGGGCGTGGTGGCCGCGCCGCAGGTTTTTTCATTTCAGTTCGAAGCCATCGACGAAACCGGCCAGCGCGTGGTACAGCGCGGCACCATTACGCTGCTGCGTTAG
- a CDS encoding DinB family protein, giving the protein MNHRLHLRFEQLENATEKLLQSAENLGEQAYQLPAPGQWSAAHVVHHLLASEAAIGQYLQQKLREQTQLGSGTMAMRFRSGLLRLLLRLPGIKFKAPSRVAALTPATAADLPSLADMRAQWLASRRQLEHLLNEFPGQLISRAIFKHPRAGMLTIQQTLDFMLDHVLHHQQQLGRIGKALRKAA; this is encoded by the coding sequence ATGAATCACCGCCTCCACCTCCGCTTCGAGCAGCTTGAAAACGCGACCGAAAAATTGCTGCAATCGGCCGAAAACCTAGGCGAACAGGCCTACCAACTACCGGCCCCGGGGCAATGGTCGGCGGCGCATGTGGTGCACCATTTGCTGGCTTCGGAGGCGGCCATTGGGCAATACTTGCAGCAAAAACTGCGTGAGCAAACGCAGCTTGGCAGCGGTACCATGGCCATGCGCTTCCGGTCGGGGTTGCTGCGCCTGCTGTTGCGTTTGCCAGGCATCAAGTTCAAAGCCCCAAGCCGGGTGGCTGCGCTTACGCCAGCAACAGCTGCCGATTTGCCTTCGTTGGCCGATATGCGCGCGCAATGGTTGGCCAGCCGGCGCCAGCTCGAGCATTTGCTAAACGAGTTTCCGGGGCAGCTTATCAGCCGGGCAATTTTCAAGCACCCTAGGGCCGGGATGCTCACCATTCAGCAAACGCTCGATTTTATGCTCGACCACGTGCTGCACCACCAACAGCAGCTGGGGCGCATTGGCAAAGCGCTGCGCAAAGCAGCTTAG
- a CDS encoding pyruvate dehydrogenase complex E1 component subunit beta, with amino-acid sequence MRTIQFREALREAMSEEMRRDASVFLMGEEVAEYNGAYKVSQGMLDEFGPERVIDTPIAELGFAGIGVGAAMNGLKPIIEFMTFNFSLVAIDQVINSAAKMMSMSGGQYTVPIVFRGPTGNAGMLSSQHSQNFENWYANTPGLKVVVPSNPYDAKGLLKSAIRDPDPVIFMESELMYGDKGEVPEEEYLIEIGKANVVRQGKHVTIVSFGKMMKVALGAADELAKDGIEAEVIDLRSVRPIDYATLVESVKKTNRMVVVEEAWPLASISSELAYHVQRYAFDYLDAPIRRITSADVPLPYAPTLIEAALPNVGRTVKAVKEVLYR; translated from the coding sequence ATGCGGACGATCCAATTCCGGGAAGCCCTGCGCGAAGCCATGTCCGAGGAAATGCGCCGCGATGCGAGCGTGTTCCTGATGGGCGAAGAGGTAGCCGAATACAACGGCGCCTACAAAGTAAGCCAAGGCATGCTCGACGAGTTTGGCCCCGAGCGCGTAATCGACACGCCCATTGCCGAGCTGGGTTTTGCCGGCATCGGGGTGGGCGCAGCCATGAACGGCCTCAAGCCGATCATTGAGTTCATGACGTTCAACTTCTCGCTGGTGGCCATCGACCAGGTAATCAACTCGGCCGCGAAGATGATGTCGATGTCGGGCGGGCAGTACACCGTGCCGATCGTGTTCCGCGGACCCACGGGCAACGCCGGCATGCTGTCGTCGCAGCACTCGCAGAACTTCGAGAACTGGTACGCCAACACCCCCGGCCTGAAAGTGGTGGTTCCGTCGAACCCCTACGACGCGAAAGGCTTGCTCAAGTCGGCTATCCGCGACCCCGACCCCGTGATTTTCATGGAATCGGAGCTGATGTACGGCGACAAAGGCGAAGTACCCGAAGAAGAATACCTAATTGAAATTGGCAAAGCCAACGTGGTACGCCAGGGCAAGCACGTTACCATCGTGTCGTTTGGCAAGATGATGAAAGTGGCCCTAGGTGCCGCCGACGAGCTGGCCAAAGACGGCATCGAGGCCGAAGTAATTGACCTGCGCTCGGTACGCCCCATCGATTATGCCACGCTGGTGGAGTCGGTGAAGAAAACCAACCGCATGGTAGTTGTAGAGGAAGCTTGGCCGCTGGCCAGCATCAGCTCGGAGCTGGCCTACCACGTGCAGCGCTACGCTTTCGATTACCTCGATGCGCCCATCCGCCGCATTACCTCGGCCGATGTGCCCCTGCCCTACGCGCCTACGCTCATCGAGGCGGCGCTACCCAACGTGGGCCGCACCGTAAAGGCGGTAAAAGAAGTGCTGTACCGCTAG
- a CDS encoding DMT family transporter, with protein MNRLLLMLLAVSMGALLPVQAALNARLARAGGGPVVAALASFAIGTVTLLLIALGSGMRLSSLAGAARTESPMVWLGGIIGAFYVGSVTLLTPRLGVALTFGLLIAGQLLLSVALDHFGLLGLPVQRVSAGRVAGILLLLVGVLLIRRF; from the coding sequence ATGAATCGATTGTTGTTGATGCTGCTGGCCGTAAGCATGGGCGCCTTGCTGCCGGTGCAGGCAGCGCTAAATGCCCGGCTGGCCCGCGCCGGCGGCGGGCCGGTGGTGGCGGCGCTGGCATCGTTTGCCATCGGCACCGTTACCCTGTTGCTAATTGCCCTAGGTTCGGGCATGCGCCTGAGCAGCTTGGCAGGGGCTGCACGCACCGAGTCGCCGATGGTGTGGCTGGGCGGTATCATCGGGGCCTTTTACGTGGGCTCGGTTACGCTGCTCACGCCCCGCCTGGGCGTGGCGCTTACCTTTGGGCTGCTCATTGCCGGGCAACTGCTGCTATCGGTGGCGCTCGATCATTTTGGTTTGCTGGGCTTGCCCGTGCAGCGCGTATCGGCGGGCCGCGTAGCCGGCATACTTTTGTTGCTGGTTGGCGTACTACTCATCCGCCGCTTTTAG
- a CDS encoding DUF2256 domain-containing protein, whose product MPTPPSSAPRYTKSTLPTKPCATCGRPFAWRKKWSQCWDEVKYCGEKCRRNRPALLSAEANTRP is encoded by the coding sequence ATGCCTACGCCCCCCTCCTCCGCACCGCGCTATACCAAAAGCACCTTGCCCACCAAACCGTGCGCCACGTGCGGGCGGCCGTTTGCCTGGCGTAAAAAGTGGAGCCAGTGCTGGGACGAGGTAAAGTATTGCGGCGAAAAGTGCCGGCGCAACCGCCCGGCCTTGCTTAGCGCCGAAGCCAACACCCGGCCCTAG